From the Meriones unguiculatus strain TT.TT164.6M chromosome 12, Bangor_MerUng_6.1, whole genome shotgun sequence genome, one window contains:
- the Aebp1 gene encoding adipocyte enhancer-binding protein 1 isoform X3 — protein sequence MEKNKDHKGSRKGEELEEEWAPVEKIKCPPIGMESHRIEDNQIRASSMLRHGLGAQRGRLNMQAGANEDDYYDGAWCAEDEAQTQWIEVDTRRMTRFTGVITQGRDSNIHDDFVTTFFVGFSNDSQTWAMYTNGYEEMTFHGNVDKDTPVLSELPEPVVARFIRIYPLTWNGSLCMRLEVLGCPVTPVHSYYAQNEVVTTDSLDFRHHSYKDMRQLMKVVNEECPTITRTYSLGKSSRGLKIYAMEISDNPGEHELGEPEFRYTAGIHGNEVLGRELLLLLMQYLCREYRDGNPRVRNLVQDTRIHLVPSLNPDGYEVAAQMGSEFGNWALGLWTEEGFDIFEDFPDLNSVLWAAEEKKWVPYRVPNNNLPIPDRYLSPDATVSTEVRAIISWMEKNPFVLGANLNGGERLVSYPYDMARTPSQEQLLAAAMAAARGEDDEEVSEAQETPDHAIFRWLAISFASAHLTMTEPYRGGCQAQDYTSGMGIVNGAKWNPRSGTINDFSYLHTNCLELSIYLGCDKFPHESELPREWENNKEALLTFMEQVHRGIKGVVTDEQGIPIANATISVSGINHGVKTASGGDYWRILNPGEYRVTAHAEGYTSSAKTCNVDYDIGATQCNFILARSNWKRIREIMAMNGNRPIFRIDPSRPMTPQQRRMQQRRLQYRLRMREQMRLRRLNSTAAPAASPAPASTPPPSPTPGITWRPQEVLPTTTAGWEESETETYTEIVTEYGTEYGTELEEEEIEEEEEEEEEELARGHMFPFTTVETYTVNFGDI from the exons AGTGTCCGCCCATCGGGATGGAGTCACACCGCATTGAGGACAACCAGATCCGGGCCTCCTCCATGCTGCGCCACGGCCTGGGGGCTCAGCGGGGCCGGCTCAACATGCAG GCTGGTGCCAATGAAGATGACTACTATGATGGGGCTTGGTGTGCTGAGGATGAGGCGCAGACCCAGTGGATTGAGGTGGACACCAGAAGGATGACCCGGTTCACGGGCGTCATCACCCAGGGCCGGGACTCCAACATCCA TGACGACTTTGTGACCACCTTCTTCGTGGGCTTCAGCAATGACAGTCAGACCTGGGCGATGTACACCAATGGCTACGAGGAGATG ACCTTCCATGGGAATGTGGACAAGGACACCCCTGTCTTGAGTGAGCTCCCCGAGCCAGTTGTGGCCCGTTTCATCCGCATCTATCCACTCACCTGGAACGGGAGCCTGTGCATGCGCCTGGAGGTGCTGGGCTGCCCCGTGACTC CTGTCCACAGCTACTATGCACAGAATGAGGTGGTAACCACGGACAGCCTGGACTTCCGGCACCACAGCTACAAGGATATGCGCCAG ctGATGAAGGTCGTGAATGAGGAGTGCCCCACCATCACCCGCACATACAGCCTGGGCAAGAGTTCCCGGGGGCTCAAGATCTACGCTATGGAGATCTCGGATAACCCTGGGGAGCACGAGCTAG GGGAGCCCGAGTTCCGCTACACAGCTGGCATCCACGGCAATGAGGTGCTGGGCCGagagctcctgctgctgctcatgCAGTACCTGTGCCGCGAGTACCGCGACGGGAACCCCAGGGTGCGCAACCTGGTGCAAGATACACGCATCCACCTGGTGCCTTCGCTGAACCCGGACGGCTATGAGGTGGCGGCACAGATG GGCTCCGAGTTTGGGAACTGGGCACTGGGGCTGTGGACTGAGGAGGGCTTTGACATCTTCGAGGACTTCCCGGATCTCAACTCCGTGCTCTGGGCAGCCGAGGAGAAGAAATGGGTCCCCTACAGGGTCCCGAACAATAACTTGCCAATTCCTGATCGCTACCTGTCCCCAGATGCCACG GTATCCACAGAAGTCCGGGCCATCATTTCCTGGATGGAGAAGAACCCCTTTGTGCTGGGAGCAAACCTGAATGGGGGTGAGCGGCTTGTGTCTTACCCCTATGACATGGCTCGGACGCCTAGCCAGGAGCAGCTGCTGGCCGCAGCCATGGCGGCGGCCCGTGGAGAGGATGACGAAGAGGTGTCTGAAGCCCAGGAGACTCCAGATCATGCTATTTTCCGCTGGCTGGCCATCTCATTTGCCTCTGCCCATCTCACCATGACCGAGCCCTACCGAGGAGGGTGTCAGGCACAGGACTACACCAGTGGCATGGGCATTGTCAACGGGGCCAAATGGAATCCTCGGTCTGGGA CTATCAATGACTTTAGCTACCTGCACACTAACTGCCTGGAGCTCTCTATTTACCTGGGCTGTGACAAGTTCCCCCACGAGAGTGAGCTGCCCCGTGAGTGGGAGAACAACAAGGAGGCGTTGCTGACCTTCATGGAGCAG GTGCACCGTGGCATTAAGGGTGTGGTGACAGACGAGCAAGGCATTCCCATTGCCAATGCTACCATCTCCGTGAGTGGCATCAACCATGGTGTGAAAACAG CAAGCGGGGGTGACTACTGGCGCATCCTGAACCCGGGTGAGTACCGCGTGACGGCCCATGCTGAGGGCTACACCTCAAGCGCCAAGACCTGCAACGTGGACTACGATATTGGGGCCACCCAGTGCAACTTCATCCTGGCTCGCTCCAACTGGAAGCGCATCCGGGAGATCATGGCGATGAACGGGAACCGGCCCATCTTCCGCATCGACCCCTCACGACCCATGACCCCACAGCAGCGGCGCATGCAGCAGCGCCGTCTACAGTACCGGCTCCGGATGAGGGAACAGATGCGGCTGCGGCGCCTCAATTCTACCGCAGCCCCTGCCGCGAGCCCCGCCCCTGCCTCGACTCCCCCACCTTCCCCTACACCAGGCATTACCTGGAGGCCCCAGGAAGTTCTACCCACAACCACTGCAGGCTGGGAGGAATCAGAGACTGAGACCTATACAGAAATAGTGACAGAGTATGGGACGGAGTATGGGACTgagctggaggaggaggaaatagaagaggaggaggaggaggaggaagaggagctggCCAGAGGCCACATGTTTCCCTTCACAACTGTGGAGACCTACACAGTGAACTTTGGGGATATCTGA